Proteins found in one Pseudorasbora parva isolate DD20220531a chromosome 11, ASM2467924v1, whole genome shotgun sequence genomic segment:
- the chrnb5b gene encoding neuronal acetylcholine receptor subunit beta-2 isoform X4 has protein sequence MTTNCWLTQVWNDYRLMWDPEEYEGIRKVRLPSQHIWLPDIVLYNNADGTYEVSFYSNAVVSNNGEVAWLPPAIYKSACKIEVRDFPFDQQNCTLKFRSWTYDHTEIDLILLSDFASRDDFKPSGEWDIVSLPGRKNEDPNDVTYLDITYDFIIRRKPLFYTINLIIPCVLITSLAILVFYLPSDCGEKMTLCISVLLALTVFLLLISKIVPPTSLAVPLIGKYLMFTMVLVTFSIVTSVCVLNVHHRSPSTHTMPKWVKYYFLARVPAFLFMRRPGDSNKQEKFRRKHQQCPSSDHPVKSELEETDSTFFVNEESAKHIGWRSGELQGSTEFRKRIAVKCSADMEEAVKGVRYIADKLKNEDDDEGIIEDWKYVAMVIDRLFLWIFVLVCVTGTLGLFTQPLFKSYSTPTTDDL, from the exons ATGACCACCAACTGTTGGCTTACTCAG GTATGGAATGATTACCGGTTAATGTGGGATCCAGAGGAGTATGAAGGGATCAGGAAAGTTCGCCTTCCTTCCCAGCATATATGGCTGCCTGACATTGTCCTGTACAACAA TGCTGATGGGACATATGAAGTGTCTTTCTACTCCAATGCGGTCGTGTCAAATAACGGTGAGGTTGCCTGGCTACCACCAGCCATTTATAAGAGTGCCTGTAAAATCGAGGTCCGAGACTTCCCCTTTGACCAGCAAAACTGCACACTCAAGTTCCGCTCATGGACTTACGATCACACAGAAATCGACCTCATCTTGCTGTCAGACTTTGCCAGTCGTGATGACTTCAAGCCAAGCGGTGAGTGGGATATTGTCTCCTTGCCTGGTCGCAAGAACGAAGACCCTAATGACGTCACGTATTTGGATATAACGTACGATTTTATCATCAGACGGAAACCGCTGTTCTACACCATTAACCTAATCATCCCTTGTGTTCTCATCACTTCACTGGCCATCTTAGTTTTTTATCTTCCATCAGACTGTGGGGAGAAGATGACTTTGTGTATTTCTGTTCTTCTGGCCTTAACTGTGTTCCTCTTACTGATTTCCAAAATCGTACCTCCGACCTCACTCGCTGTGCCCCTTATTGGAAAGTACTTGATGTTCACCATGGTGTTGGTGACTTTTTCAATTGTTACAAGCGTGTGTGTGCTGAACGTGCACCATCGGTCCCCAAGCACACACACTATGCCCAAGTGGGTCAAATATTACTTCCTAGCCCGTGTGCCTGCTTTCCTCTTCATGAGACGACCGGGAGACTCCAACAAACAAGAGAAATTTCGCAGAAAGCACCAGCAGTGCCCTTCATCTGATCACCCAGTGAAAAGTGAGCTTGAAGAGACAGATTCCACCTTCTTCGTCAATGAAGAGTCTGCCAAGCACATCGGCTGGAGATCTGGCGAGTTGCAGGGAAGCACAGAGTTTCGTAAGCGAATTGCGGTAAAGTGCTCTGCAGACATGGAGGAGGCTGTGAAGGGGGTCCGATACATTGCTGACAAGTTGAAaaatgaggatgatgatgaaggG ATCATCGAGGACTGGAAATACGTGGCTATGGTGATTGACCGTCTGTTTCTGTGGATCTTTGTTTTAGTGTGCGTTACAGGAACCCTCGGCCTCTTTACACAGCCGCTCTTCAAGAGCTATAGCACACCCACCACTGATGACTTGTAG
- the tspan6 gene encoding tetraspanin-6 has protein sequence MSPPSERLQTKPVITCLKTFLISYSLIFWFTGVILLAVGVWGKVNLEFDLLLNSDKGTNAPYVLIGTGAIIIIFGLFGCFATCRGSPWMLKLYAMFLILVFLAELVAGISGFIFRHEIKAVLQDCYKKAELAYSGTNTEDLDRVQRTLQCCGEKNYTSWENTEYFKKEGIPKSCCNVTAGVNCTSAELKDIKLAESVVYQQGCFSLMTTTMEANLGIIAGISFGIAFFQVIGIFLACCLSRYITNNQYEMV, from the exons ATGTCCCCTCCATCCGAACGTTTGCAAACCAAACCTGTGATAACGTGTCTGAAGACATTTCTCATCTCGTACAGTCTGATTTTCTGG TTCACAGGAGTGATCCTGTTGGCTGTTGGCGTATGGGGAAAGGTTAATTTGGAGTTTGACCTCCTTCTAAATTCAGACAAGGGTACGAATGCACCATATGTCCTTATTGGGACCGgagccatcatcatcatcttcggATTGTTTGGCTGCTTCGCAACCTGCCGTGGAAGTCCATGGATGCTAAAGCTG TATGCTATGTTCCTGATACTTGTGTTCTTAGCTGAACTAGTGGCAGGTATATCTGGCTTTATTTTCAGACATGAG attAAAGCAGTTCTTCAAGATTGCTATAAAAAGGCTGAATTAGCCTACAGTGGTACAAACACTGAAGATCTGGACAGGGTCCAGAGAACG cTGCAATGCTGTGGAGAGAAGAACTACACCAGCTGGGAAAACACTGAATACTTCAAAAAAGAAGGCATCCCTAAAAGCTGCTGCAATGTGACTGCTGGTGTAAACTGCACTTCTGCAGAACTGAAGGATATTAAATTGGCTGAATCAGTGGTATATCAGCAG GGTTGCTTCTCTCTAATGACTACAACGATGGAGGCCAATCTTGGAATTATTGCTGGAATTTCTTTTGGAATTGCATTCTTCCAG GTCATTGGGATATTTTTGGCATGCTGCCTGTCTCGCTATATCACCAACAACCAATATGAGATGGTGTAG
- the chrnb5b gene encoding neuronal acetylcholine receptor subunit beta-2 isoform X3 → MASPMASGLWFVALTVATVCCAEVEERLVNYLLSPDRYNKLIRPAVNKSQQVTIAIQVSLAQLISVNEREQIMTTNCWLTQVWNDYRLMWDPEEYEGIRKVRLPSQHIWLPDIVLYNNADGTYEVSFYSNAVVSNNGEVAWLPPAIYKSACKIEVRDFPFDQQNCTLKFRSWTYDHTEIDLILLSDFASRDDFKPSGEWDIVSLPGRKNEDPNDVTYLDITYDFIIRRKPLFYTINLIIPCVLITSLAILVFYLPSDCGEKMTLCISVLLALTVFLLLISKIVPPTSLAVPLIGKYLMFTMVLVTFSIVTSVCVLNVHHRSPSTHTMPKWVKYYFLARVPAFLFMRRPGDSNKQEKFRRKHQQCPSSDHPVKSELEETDSTFFVNEESAKHIGWRSGELQGSTEFRKRIAVKCSADMEEAVKGVRYIADKLKNEDDDEGIIEDWKYVAMVIDRLFLWIFVLVCVTGTLGLFTQPLFKSYSTPTTDDL, encoded by the exons ATGGCATCTCCGATGGCTTCAGGACTTTGGTTTGTCGCGCTCACCGTGGCGA CTGTATGCTGTGCAGAGGTGGAGGAGCGGTTGGTGAACTATTTACTCTCCCCTGACCGATACAACAAGCTTATCCGGCCTGCAGTCAACAAGAGCCAGCAGGTCACCATTGCAATCCAAGTGTCCCTTGCCCAGCTCATCAGTGTG AATGAGAGAGAGCAGATCATGACCACCAACTGTTGGCTTACTCAG GTATGGAATGATTACCGGTTAATGTGGGATCCAGAGGAGTATGAAGGGATCAGGAAAGTTCGCCTTCCTTCCCAGCATATATGGCTGCCTGACATTGTCCTGTACAACAA TGCTGATGGGACATATGAAGTGTCTTTCTACTCCAATGCGGTCGTGTCAAATAACGGTGAGGTTGCCTGGCTACCACCAGCCATTTATAAGAGTGCCTGTAAAATCGAGGTCCGAGACTTCCCCTTTGACCAGCAAAACTGCACACTCAAGTTCCGCTCATGGACTTACGATCACACAGAAATCGACCTCATCTTGCTGTCAGACTTTGCCAGTCGTGATGACTTCAAGCCAAGCGGTGAGTGGGATATTGTCTCCTTGCCTGGTCGCAAGAACGAAGACCCTAATGACGTCACGTATTTGGATATAACGTACGATTTTATCATCAGACGGAAACCGCTGTTCTACACCATTAACCTAATCATCCCTTGTGTTCTCATCACTTCACTGGCCATCTTAGTTTTTTATCTTCCATCAGACTGTGGGGAGAAGATGACTTTGTGTATTTCTGTTCTTCTGGCCTTAACTGTGTTCCTCTTACTGATTTCCAAAATCGTACCTCCGACCTCACTCGCTGTGCCCCTTATTGGAAAGTACTTGATGTTCACCATGGTGTTGGTGACTTTTTCAATTGTTACAAGCGTGTGTGTGCTGAACGTGCACCATCGGTCCCCAAGCACACACACTATGCCCAAGTGGGTCAAATATTACTTCCTAGCCCGTGTGCCTGCTTTCCTCTTCATGAGACGACCGGGAGACTCCAACAAACAAGAGAAATTTCGCAGAAAGCACCAGCAGTGCCCTTCATCTGATCACCCAGTGAAAAGTGAGCTTGAAGAGACAGATTCCACCTTCTTCGTCAATGAAGAGTCTGCCAAGCACATCGGCTGGAGATCTGGCGAGTTGCAGGGAAGCACAGAGTTTCGTAAGCGAATTGCGGTAAAGTGCTCTGCAGACATGGAGGAGGCTGTGAAGGGGGTCCGATACATTGCTGACAAGTTGAAaaatgaggatgatgatgaaggG ATCATCGAGGACTGGAAATACGTGGCTATGGTGATTGACCGTCTGTTTCTGTGGATCTTTGTTTTAGTGTGCGTTACAGGAACCCTCGGCCTCTTTACACAGCCGCTCTTCAAGAGCTATAGCACACCCACCACTGATGACTTGTAG
- the chrnb5b gene encoding neuronal acetylcholine receptor subunit beta-2 isoform X2, with the protein MRGMANQTTCRQSAKGNIAVNVCVAVCCAEVEERLVNYLLSPDRYNKLIRPAVNKSQQVTIAIQVSLAQLISVNEREQIMTTNCWLTQVWNDYRLMWDPEEYEGIRKVRLPSQHIWLPDIVLYNNADGTYEVSFYSNAVVSNNGEVAWLPPAIYKSACKIEVRDFPFDQQNCTLKFRSWTYDHTEIDLILLSDFASRDDFKPSGEWDIVSLPGRKNEDPNDVTYLDITYDFIIRRKPLFYTINLIIPCVLITSLAILVFYLPSDCGEKMTLCISVLLALTVFLLLISKIVPPTSLAVPLIGKYLMFTMVLVTFSIVTSVCVLNVHHRSPSTHTMPKWVKYYFLARVPAFLFMRRPGDSNKQEKFRRKHQQCPSSDHPVKSELEETDSTFFVNEESAKHIGWRSGELQGSTEFRKRIAVKCSADMEEAVKGVRYIADKLKNEDDDEGIIEDWKYVAMVIDRLFLWIFVLVCVTGTLGLFTQPLFKSYSTPTTDDL; encoded by the exons ATGAGAGGGATGGCGAACCAGACAACGTGCAGACAGTCAGCAAAGGGCAATATAGCAGTGAATGTCTGTGTAG CTGTATGCTGTGCAGAGGTGGAGGAGCGGTTGGTGAACTATTTACTCTCCCCTGACCGATACAACAAGCTTATCCGGCCTGCAGTCAACAAGAGCCAGCAGGTCACCATTGCAATCCAAGTGTCCCTTGCCCAGCTCATCAGTGTG AATGAGAGAGAGCAGATCATGACCACCAACTGTTGGCTTACTCAG GTATGGAATGATTACCGGTTAATGTGGGATCCAGAGGAGTATGAAGGGATCAGGAAAGTTCGCCTTCCTTCCCAGCATATATGGCTGCCTGACATTGTCCTGTACAACAA TGCTGATGGGACATATGAAGTGTCTTTCTACTCCAATGCGGTCGTGTCAAATAACGGTGAGGTTGCCTGGCTACCACCAGCCATTTATAAGAGTGCCTGTAAAATCGAGGTCCGAGACTTCCCCTTTGACCAGCAAAACTGCACACTCAAGTTCCGCTCATGGACTTACGATCACACAGAAATCGACCTCATCTTGCTGTCAGACTTTGCCAGTCGTGATGACTTCAAGCCAAGCGGTGAGTGGGATATTGTCTCCTTGCCTGGTCGCAAGAACGAAGACCCTAATGACGTCACGTATTTGGATATAACGTACGATTTTATCATCAGACGGAAACCGCTGTTCTACACCATTAACCTAATCATCCCTTGTGTTCTCATCACTTCACTGGCCATCTTAGTTTTTTATCTTCCATCAGACTGTGGGGAGAAGATGACTTTGTGTATTTCTGTTCTTCTGGCCTTAACTGTGTTCCTCTTACTGATTTCCAAAATCGTACCTCCGACCTCACTCGCTGTGCCCCTTATTGGAAAGTACTTGATGTTCACCATGGTGTTGGTGACTTTTTCAATTGTTACAAGCGTGTGTGTGCTGAACGTGCACCATCGGTCCCCAAGCACACACACTATGCCCAAGTGGGTCAAATATTACTTCCTAGCCCGTGTGCCTGCTTTCCTCTTCATGAGACGACCGGGAGACTCCAACAAACAAGAGAAATTTCGCAGAAAGCACCAGCAGTGCCCTTCATCTGATCACCCAGTGAAAAGTGAGCTTGAAGAGACAGATTCCACCTTCTTCGTCAATGAAGAGTCTGCCAAGCACATCGGCTGGAGATCTGGCGAGTTGCAGGGAAGCACAGAGTTTCGTAAGCGAATTGCGGTAAAGTGCTCTGCAGACATGGAGGAGGCTGTGAAGGGGGTCCGATACATTGCTGACAAGTTGAAaaatgaggatgatgatgaaggG ATCATCGAGGACTGGAAATACGTGGCTATGGTGATTGACCGTCTGTTTCTGTGGATCTTTGTTTTAGTGTGCGTTACAGGAACCCTCGGCCTCTTTACACAGCCGCTCTTCAAGAGCTATAGCACACCCACCACTGATGACTTGTAG
- the chrnb5b gene encoding neuronal acetylcholine receptor subunit beta-2 isoform X1: protein MCLLQSPNTSHWGNWSMRGMANQTTCRQSAKGNIAVNVCVAVCCAEVEERLVNYLLSPDRYNKLIRPAVNKSQQVTIAIQVSLAQLISVNEREQIMTTNCWLTQVWNDYRLMWDPEEYEGIRKVRLPSQHIWLPDIVLYNNADGTYEVSFYSNAVVSNNGEVAWLPPAIYKSACKIEVRDFPFDQQNCTLKFRSWTYDHTEIDLILLSDFASRDDFKPSGEWDIVSLPGRKNEDPNDVTYLDITYDFIIRRKPLFYTINLIIPCVLITSLAILVFYLPSDCGEKMTLCISVLLALTVFLLLISKIVPPTSLAVPLIGKYLMFTMVLVTFSIVTSVCVLNVHHRSPSTHTMPKWVKYYFLARVPAFLFMRRPGDSNKQEKFRRKHQQCPSSDHPVKSELEETDSTFFVNEESAKHIGWRSGELQGSTEFRKRIAVKCSADMEEAVKGVRYIADKLKNEDDDEGIIEDWKYVAMVIDRLFLWIFVLVCVTGTLGLFTQPLFKSYSTPTTDDL from the exons ATGTG TCTGCTTCAGTCCCCTAACACCTCCCATTGGGGGAATTGGAGCATGAGAGGGATGGCGAACCAGACAACGTGCAGACAGTCAGCAAAGGGCAATATAGCAGTGAATGTCTGTGTAG CTGTATGCTGTGCAGAGGTGGAGGAGCGGTTGGTGAACTATTTACTCTCCCCTGACCGATACAACAAGCTTATCCGGCCTGCAGTCAACAAGAGCCAGCAGGTCACCATTGCAATCCAAGTGTCCCTTGCCCAGCTCATCAGTGTG AATGAGAGAGAGCAGATCATGACCACCAACTGTTGGCTTACTCAG GTATGGAATGATTACCGGTTAATGTGGGATCCAGAGGAGTATGAAGGGATCAGGAAAGTTCGCCTTCCTTCCCAGCATATATGGCTGCCTGACATTGTCCTGTACAACAA TGCTGATGGGACATATGAAGTGTCTTTCTACTCCAATGCGGTCGTGTCAAATAACGGTGAGGTTGCCTGGCTACCACCAGCCATTTATAAGAGTGCCTGTAAAATCGAGGTCCGAGACTTCCCCTTTGACCAGCAAAACTGCACACTCAAGTTCCGCTCATGGACTTACGATCACACAGAAATCGACCTCATCTTGCTGTCAGACTTTGCCAGTCGTGATGACTTCAAGCCAAGCGGTGAGTGGGATATTGTCTCCTTGCCTGGTCGCAAGAACGAAGACCCTAATGACGTCACGTATTTGGATATAACGTACGATTTTATCATCAGACGGAAACCGCTGTTCTACACCATTAACCTAATCATCCCTTGTGTTCTCATCACTTCACTGGCCATCTTAGTTTTTTATCTTCCATCAGACTGTGGGGAGAAGATGACTTTGTGTATTTCTGTTCTTCTGGCCTTAACTGTGTTCCTCTTACTGATTTCCAAAATCGTACCTCCGACCTCACTCGCTGTGCCCCTTATTGGAAAGTACTTGATGTTCACCATGGTGTTGGTGACTTTTTCAATTGTTACAAGCGTGTGTGTGCTGAACGTGCACCATCGGTCCCCAAGCACACACACTATGCCCAAGTGGGTCAAATATTACTTCCTAGCCCGTGTGCCTGCTTTCCTCTTCATGAGACGACCGGGAGACTCCAACAAACAAGAGAAATTTCGCAGAAAGCACCAGCAGTGCCCTTCATCTGATCACCCAGTGAAAAGTGAGCTTGAAGAGACAGATTCCACCTTCTTCGTCAATGAAGAGTCTGCCAAGCACATCGGCTGGAGATCTGGCGAGTTGCAGGGAAGCACAGAGTTTCGTAAGCGAATTGCGGTAAAGTGCTCTGCAGACATGGAGGAGGCTGTGAAGGGGGTCCGATACATTGCTGACAAGTTGAAaaatgaggatgatgatgaaggG ATCATCGAGGACTGGAAATACGTGGCTATGGTGATTGACCGTCTGTTTCTGTGGATCTTTGTTTTAGTGTGCGTTACAGGAACCCTCGGCCTCTTTACACAGCCGCTCTTCAAGAGCTATAGCACACCCACCACTGATGACTTGTAG